The nucleotide window CGTCAGTAGCTCGTAGTAGCGCCACATCAGGTCGTCGGAAATCGACATGAGCTTTCCGAACATCTCGACCGGAGTCTCGGTAATGCCGACGTAGTTGCCGTACGACTTCGACATCTTCTGCACGCCGTCGGTGCCTTCGAGCAGCGGCATAGTCAGCACGATCTGCGAGGGCTGGCCGTAGTGACGTTGCAGTTCGCGTCCGACGAGCAGGTTGAACTTCTGGTCGGTGCCGCCGAGTTCCACGTCGGCGTTGAGCATGACGGAGTCGTATCCCTGCGCGAGCGGATAGAGCAGTTCGTGTACGGAGATGGGTTTTTCTTCCATGAAGCGCTTATGGAAGTCTTCGCGCTCGAGCAGTTGCGAGACAGTGTACTTGGCGGCGAGGCGGATCATGCCCTCAAAGCCGAGCGCGTGCAGCCATTCGCTGTTGTAGCGAACCTCTGTCTTCTGCGGGTCGAGAATTTTGAAAACCTGCACCTTGTAGGTCTCGGCGTTGACTTGCAGTTGCTCGCGGGAGAGCGGTGGGCGCGTGCTATTTCGTCCCGTGGGATCGCCGATCAGTCCGGTGCCGTCGCCTATGAGGAAGACGACGATGTGGCCCATATCCTGGAAGTGCTTGAGCTTGCGGATGAGCACGGTGTGACCGAGATGGAGGTCGGGTGCCGTGGGGTCAAAGCCGGCTTTAACGCGCATCGGCTTGCCGCTTTTACTGCTCTGCTCCAGGCGTTCGCGCAGGTCGCTCTCTCGGATGATCTCCACGGAGCCCTTGCGCAGGTAAGCGAGTTGTTCTTCGACCGGTTTGAAGTGAGACATTGCAATTCGATTATAGGAGATGAAGCGGATTATGGCAGGCGAAGACGGCGACGGCTTCCGAACAGAAGTGCGTTACGGGATTCGCAAGCGGCTGCGAATTCTTGTCAGAACGGTTTCTTGCCGCGGTTGGAACGTTTGTGAGGAAACCTTGATGGCGTCAAATAAAATTACGTTCTCTTCCCCAATGACTTCTGCTTCGTGCTCGGCGCCGGCAGGTACGCAAATATAGTCTCCCGGCGCGAGGATGAAAGACCGTGCGCCGAAACTTACTCGCAACCGGCCGCTCAGCACTGCGTCGATCCTCTCTACCTCATGTGTGTGCGTTTCGAAGCGTGTCCTGCGGGGAAACACGTAGCGCGAAACGATGTACCCGAGGGCTTCGATTTTGCGGCGCAACGCAGCTTCGCTCAGCCGACCTTCTCGAGCTTCATCCCAGCGTTCCGCATTCATTCGCCTTGCCCTTCGCGCGCTCAGAAATGGGGCACGCCAGTCATCACGCCGATCTCACCGCCTGCCGGATGAGCCGAATCCCCCAACTCCCCGGCTCGAAACGCCGAGTTCCTCGACAATTTGTACCTGCCCTGTAAGAACAGGATAGGGGATTAGATTCGCAAGCTTATCGCCCGCGTGAATCTCCGCCGGCGCATTGCCGAGATTCTCCATCACGATCTTGATTTCTCCACGGTAACCCGAGTCGATGACGCCGGCAGTGGTTATGATGCGCCGCGCGGCCATTGAGGATTTGTCGCGCACGAGTGCACCCATGGGCGTTCCATCCGATGCGGTGACTTCAATGGATATGCCCGTAGGGACGATGGCGTGTCCACCGGCAGGAATGGTCAGAGTCTCTGCCGAAAACAGATCATAACCAAGGTCTTCGCCGGGATGAGCGATGGTTGGAGCTTTAGCTTCAGGACGCAGCAATTTCACACGGAGCATGGCGGCAGTTTAACAGCCGTCAGAATATGCACCGGATTACGCGCCCGAAGCTGTGCCGGAGGTTTTGGCGATGACCCGACGGCCAACAATCTCATAGTTGCCGTCGACGATGATGCCTATTCCCTCCGTGTACGCCTGGTGCTCTTGTTCGAGGATGCGCGCGGCGAGCGTGTGCTCGTCATCGCCGGGGAGTACAGGAACGGTGCGTTGCACGATGATGGCGCCGTGGTCGAGGTGCTCGTCCACAAAGTGTACGGTGCAGCCCGTCACTTTGACTCCGTACTCGAACGCCTGCTTCTGTGCGTCCATGCCGGGGAAGGCGGGAAGCAGCGAGGGATGAACGTTGAGAATCCTGTTCGGGAATTGCTGAATGAACCAAGGCGAGAGCAGGCGCATGTATCCGGCCAGGACGATCAAGTCTGCGGAGTTTTCCTGCAACGCGCTCGCGACTTCTCGGTCGTGGTCTTCGCGCTGACGGCCCTTGCTGGGGATGACGATGGCGTTAAGGCCGCGACGCCGGGCGCTTTCAATACCAGGCGCGTCGGCACGATTCGAGATGACGACGGAAATGCGCGCTCCAGGCAGCAGTCCGGCGTCGATATTCGAAGCGATGGCTTCGAAGTTGGAGCCGCGTCCAGAAATGAGGATGCCGAGATTCTTCAAGGGCAGGTGCCGATGGCCAGTTGCCAGATGTCAGTAAAGCAGAAATGAGCGGCGAGTGGTTAGTGGATAGTTAAAGGCGATTCACCGTCGTCGATTGCAGTGGTGTCGGGTCAACAGGTTGTTCCGGTTAGACCGAAACAACCTGTTAATCGGCGCAAGCTGAGACAAACACGGCTTTAACGCTAGCGCCTTTGTTGTAATCCAGCAGTTGAACGCTTGCTCGCCGGACGAAGCTGAAGGTCTTGAGCGAGTTTAAAGCTGAGTTCCGTTTCTGGAGGCAGTTCCTTCTTTTTGCCCCGGAAGACCTGTGCGCCGGCGCCACCTGCTCCGCCAACCAGCGCTCCAATCGCTGCCCCTTTGCCGCCGCCCAGCAGAGCACCTAGAACAGCTCCAATCGCCGCACCGCCTCCGACGTACTTGCCGGTTTGCTTATTCATGCCGAGGCCGCCGGATGATGACGATTGCTGCGATGAGGCTGTTGTGACGAGATATCTGCGACCGTCCATGGTCACAGAACGAAGATCGAGCACCGTGTCTTTGCCGTCATTGGTGGGGGCGGCTACTAACTGCGCACGTGCGCCACGTGGGATCGCAACCGCTCCAGACCTGTCGAGCACGTCATTGCTGATGCTGCCGGTGTAGGCGCTTCCAGACTGGGGTTTCGCTGGAATGGCCGTATCCGTACGGACTTTGATTTCGGTCCCTTCCGGCAGGTTACGCGTGCTTTGCGCGTAAGCGGCATAGGACAGAAGGCACAGCAAAACGAGTACGAGCGAACTTCTTGATCTCATGGTTTTCCTCCCAAGTGTATTGTGATGCTCAACCGAACGACCGGAGCCGTTTCAAAGCACTTGGATTTGTGATCTGGGTAAGACTCAACTTCAGTTCTTCTGGCCACACACTAGCCAAATCACGCGTGTGGCACGGCTGCATTACCCCCGGCCCCGGTGCCTGGAGTGCATTCACGGCGAAGTGCGACAAACCTCGTCGATAGCTGAAAGTCACCAAAGGCGCGCAGAGATTCAGGCATCACGTCGCCCCGTTAATGGATTCGTGATGACACGTTGGCTACCTGCCATTCTGCAATTAACGTGAATTCCTCAATTGCGGGCCAACCCGGCCAGCTCTGCCATAAATCGTACTTACATGCAGAACCCTGGATTCACTCCAGGCCGACGATCGAAGAAGGGAGCATACCGTGATGACCGAAAATGCGTATTACGCAATTGATCCCATGGCTCTGATCCTCTCAGGACGGGCGTACCTGATATGGGTCGAGATACACAATCCACGCGTGCCCTTGACACAGATTAAGGAAGCAATCCGCGCTATGACAGCCGAGGAGCAGAAAGTTGCGCTGGCAAGGGCCCAAACGTTGTCGACGTATGGGAAAGCGGTGGAAGATGCGATCGTAGACCTGCAAAAGGAAAAGGCAATCTAGCACACGACGACGCTTCTGCCTGGCGAACCAGCGACCCGCAACGACGCTCGGAAGGCTCAGAACTATTCCGAGAAAACTTCGGCGGTGAATGCTTCTAGTTTGGCGCCGTTTCGCCAGGCGTCAGGGGAGAGGCCGGCCTTTCGGCACGTCTGTTCCAGGAAAGTGAGCCTATCCCATCCCTGCTCGATGGGGACCTGCGGCAGCAGTAAACCACGTTGCTGCCCCACGCTGACGATCAGGCCGTGCTGCCCAACTTCGACATCTTCAGGCGAAATTGGCTGTACGGGCGAGAGCACGCTTATCTGAAGTGCAAGCCGCGAGGCCTCTTCGACTCCAACCGGAACGAAGCGACGGTCATAGAACGCTGCGGCGAAGGCCGTCTCGGCGACGGTGCGGTACAGAGGGTGCTCAGGCACGACATAGCCGACACAGCCGCGCAGATGCCCTTCCAAATGCAGGGTGGTGAAAGCGGCACGATTCTCAGCCAGGTGCTCGCTGGGCGCGAGCAGCGTGAGTTCCTTGTTATGCAAAGCGGCATCAATTGTCTGACGCGCGATTGTGAGGAGTTGAAAGCGCTCTTCGGCTGAGTACTCCGGCGCAGATTGCTGGAGAAAGTCAGACGGCAGGCACATCGTTTTTCCGTCGGCGATTGAGTACAAAGACGCGACGCTTGCGGCTCTTGGCGGCTTGGCGATCTATCTTTGACCAGAAAGCGGCGAAGTAGTCGATGGCCGAAACCAGTGAAAGTGCGACCATGAACCATACCGCTGTGCGCGCGATGATCTCGACCGGGAACAGTAAGACCTTGAAGTCCCAATAAACCCAGCGATGGGCGAGGATGACGGCTACAACAGAGACGATCTGCACGACCATCTTGAACTTGCCAAGATCGCTGGCCTGAATGGTGAAGCCTTCCTGCGCGGCGATTGCACGGAGGCCGCTCACCAGGAATTCGCGGCCAATAATGACGACAGCAATCCAGGCAGGGACCAGCGTGGGCGTGAACTGAACCAAGGTGATGAAAGCTGCGGCAATCAGGAGCTTGTCAGCCAGGGGGTCCAGCAACATTCCAAGGGTTGTGACCTGACCGCGCCGGCGTGCGATGTATCCGTCAACTCCGTCCGTTATGGATGCGAGGATGAAGACGGCGGAGGCTACCAGTTCCTTTTCGCCATTGTTCGGATTGAAGACGTTGCTGGAAAGAACCCAGATCAGAACCGGCACACAGAATATGCGCGCCATCGTGATGTAGTTTGGCAGGTTCAACGAAGCCAACTCGGGCAATGGCAAGCCGTGGAAGCGGCAAGCTCTCTAGCGTGACACTGATTTACGTGACACGGATGAGTGATTATGCGCCCAGCTTCGCCCCAAAATCAACGTCCTTCCACTTGCTTGCGCTTTTCCGGCATGGATTGGCTCGCTTGGCCGCGCACCAGAAATGGCTGCGTTTGTAAGCGGATGGCAGACATGGTGCAACGTCGGCAATAGCGAAACCGTCTAAAGGTAACTAGAGAGTAAATAGTATGTTTCGCTCTGCTTCACGCCCAGGCGACCGGGTAAAAATTACAGCTGTGTACTGGGTGCATCACTACGCGCATTGCATATCGCATAGGGCAAAGTTGAATGCGGGTGGGGTATTCCCCAGGTGCCACACGTGCGGGGACAAGGTTCGGTTCGAGCAGGTGTCTGTCCAAACGGAACAGAATACCCAGGCTATCGAACAGTTCTCGGATTTTCGGAAGGTAGCGTAAGTTCAGCGAACGATGGTCCCACCCAAGAACGCGTAATTCAGGGCGGCCTTTGAGGGCCGCCCAAACGATTTAGCGCTACGAACCGACTAGGCGTAGATGCCGCGCTGGCGAATGGTGTAGGCCACGCGATCAATGGCCAGCATGTAGGCGGCAATACGATTGTTGACGTTATGCGTGTCAGCATAGCGGATCACATCCTCGAAGGACGCGACCATGATGTGTTCCAGCTGCTCGTTTACGACCGATTCCTTCCAAAAGTAGCCCTGGCGATCCTGCACCCACTCGAAGTAGGAGGTTGTCACGCCACCGGCGTTGGCCAGGATGTCTGGAATGACGAAGACTCCGTTGTCCTGGAGAATGTCATCGGCAGCGGAGGTGGTTGGACCGTTGGCGCCCTCGACCAATATCTTCGCTTTGATCTTGGCTGCATTCTGCGAGGTGATGACGTTCTCTGTGGCAGCAGGCACCAGGATGTCGCAGTCGGCAAGGATTAACTCGGCGGTATCCGCCTTCTCGGCGCCGGGGAATCCGTGGATCACGCCGTTGCGCTGGCGGTACTCAACCAGGGCATCAATGTCGATGCCGTTGGAGTTATAAAGCCCGCCATCCCATTCGGCGATACCGATAATATTGTAGCCCCGTTCATACATGAGGTTGGCGGCGTTGGAGCCGACGTTGCCGAAGCCTTGCACGATAACGCGGGTATCTTCCGGTTGCTTGCCGAGTTTCTTGAGTGCCTCGTTTGCGACGATCATGACGCCGCGACCGGTGGCTTCACGACGACCACGCGAGCCGCCGATATTGACCGGCTTGCCGGTGACCACGGCCGTCACGGTCTGACGCATGTGCATGGAGTAGGTGTCCATCATCCACGCCATCACCTGTTCGTTGGTGTTCACGTCGGGTGCGGGAACGTCCTTTTCGGGGCCGATGAACTCAATGAGCTCGGCGGTGTAACGGCGTGTCATGCGTTCCAACTCGCCGATGGACATCTTCTTCGGATCGCAGATCACGCCGCCTTTTGCGCCGCCGAACGGGATATTGACGACTGCGCATTTCCAGGTCATCCAAGCGGCCAGCGCGCGAACTTCGTCGAGATTGACATCTGGGGAGTAGCGGACGCCGCCCTTGGAGGGACCACGTGCGATGGAGTGCTGAACGCGATAGCCGGTGAAGACTTCCAGTTGGCCGTTATCCATCTGCACGGGGATGTGAACGGTAATTTCGCGGGCTGACT belongs to Clostridia bacterium and includes:
- the tyrS gene encoding tyrosine--tRNA ligase, which encodes MSHFKPVEEQLAYLRKGSVEIIRESDLRERLEQSSKSGKPMRVKAGFDPTAPDLHLGHTVLIRKLKHFQDMGHIVVFLIGDGTGLIGDPTGRNSTRPPLSREQLQVNAETYKVQVFKILDPQKTEVRYNSEWLHALGFEGMIRLAAKYTVSQLLEREDFHKRFMEEKPISVHELLYPLAQGYDSVMLNADVELGGTDQKFNLLVGRELQRHYGQPSQIVLTMPLLEGTDGVQKMSKSYGNYVGITETPVEMFGKLMSISDDLMWRYYELLTDLTMAEIESLKQQVAAGQLHPMRAKKDLAKRIIADFHSPQLAQDAEDNWSKQFQKAEVPSNLEEVRIASADLAPRPEGDHHSFKLDKLLAKAGFADSTSDAQRKIRAGSVKIDGAVSKELFVNLSVPSELVIRVGRMMKRVVLA
- a CDS encoding cupin domain-containing protein, whose protein sequence is MNAERWDEAREGRLSEAALRRKIEALGYIVSRYVFPRRTRFETHTHEVERIDAVLSGRLRVSFGARSFILAPGDYICVPAGAEHEAEVIGEENVILFDAIKVSSQTFQPRQETVLTRIRSRLRIP
- the dut gene encoding dUTP diphosphatase yields the protein MLRVKLLRPEAKAPTIAHPGEDLGYDLFSAETLTIPAGGHAIVPTGISIEVTASDGTPMGALVRDKSSMAARRIITTAGVIDSGYRGEIKIVMENLGNAPAEIHAGDKLANLIPYPVLTGQVQIVEELGVSSRGVGGFGSSGRR
- the purN gene encoding phosphoribosylglycinamide formyltransferase; translation: MKNLGILISGRGSNFEAIASNIDAGLLPGARISVVISNRADAPGIESARRRGLNAIVIPSKGRQREDHDREVASALQENSADLIVLAGYMRLLSPWFIQQFPNRILNVHPSLLPAFPGMDAQKQAFEYGVKVTGCTVHFVDEHLDHGAIIVQRTVPVLPGDDEHTLAARILEQEHQAYTEGIGIIVDGNYEIVGRRVIAKTSGTASGA
- the amrA gene encoding AmmeMemoRadiSam system protein A gives rise to the protein MCLPSDFLQQSAPEYSAEERFQLLTIARQTIDAALHNKELTLLAPSEHLAENRAAFTTLHLEGHLRGCVGYVVPEHPLYRTVAETAFAAAFYDRRFVPVGVEEASRLALQISVLSPVQPISPEDVEVGQHGLIVSVGQQRGLLLPQVPIEQGWDRLTFLEQTCRKAGLSPDAWRNGAKLEAFTAEVFSE
- the pgsA gene encoding CDP-diacylglycerol--glycerol-3-phosphate 3-phosphatidyltransferase, yielding MNLPNYITMARIFCVPVLIWVLSSNVFNPNNGEKELVASAVFILASITDGVDGYIARRRGQVTTLGMLLDPLADKLLIAAAFITLVQFTPTLVPAWIAVVIIGREFLVSGLRAIAAQEGFTIQASDLGKFKMVVQIVSVVAVILAHRWVYWDFKVLLFPVEIIARTAVWFMVALSLVSAIDYFAAFWSKIDRQAAKSRKRRVFVLNRRRKNDVPAV
- a CDS encoding Glu/Leu/Phe/Val dehydrogenase; this translates as MTAALQTESNPWESQAARFDFAAQKLNLDEGIWKILSQSAREITVHIPVQMDNGQLEVFTGYRVQHSIARGPSKGGVRYSPDVNLDEVRALAAWMTWKCAVVNIPFGGAKGGVICDPKKMSIGELERMTRRYTAELIEFIGPEKDVPAPDVNTNEQVMAWMMDTYSMHMRQTVTAVVTGKPVNIGGSRGRREATGRGVMIVANEALKKLGKQPEDTRVIVQGFGNVGSNAANLMYERGYNIIGIAEWDGGLYNSNGIDIDALVEYRQRNGVIHGFPGAEKADTAELILADCDILVPAATENVITSQNAAKIKAKILVEGANGPTTSAADDILQDNGVFVIPDILANAGGVTTSYFEWVQDRQGYFWKESVVNEQLEHIMVASFEDVIRYADTHNVNNRIAAYMLAIDRVAYTIRQRGIYA